One window from the genome of Nomascus leucogenys isolate Asia chromosome 12, Asia_NLE_v1, whole genome shotgun sequence encodes:
- the LYSMD1 gene encoding lysM and putative peptidoglycan-binding domain-containing protein 1: MASPSRQPPPGGSGLLQGSRARSYGSLVQSACSPVRERRLEHQLEPGDTLAGLALKYGVTMEQIKRANRLYTNDSIFLKKTLYIPILTEPRDLFNGLDSEEEKDGEEEVHPSNDEVWPHSTERKKQETGAGRANEVLPTPGQETPTPTHDLSASDFLKKLDSQISLSKKAAAQKLKKGENGVPGEDAGLHLSSPWMQQRAVLGPVPLTRTSRTRTLRDQEDEIFKL, translated from the exons ATGGCTTCTCCGTCTAGACAGCCCCCGCCAGGGGGGTCAGGACTGCTTCAAGGGAGCCGGGCTCGTTCATATGGAAGCCTGGTGCAATCAGCCTGCTCCCCAGTGAGGGAAAGACGCCTGGAGCATCAGTTGGAGCCCGGAGACACCCTGGCTGGACTAGCACTCAAATATGGGGTGACG atggaacaGATTAAACGTGCAAACCGCCTTTATACTAATGACTCCATCTTCCTGAAGAAAACCCTCTACATCCCCATCCTGACAGAGCCCAGAGACCTGTTCAATGGTTTGGAttctgaggaagagaaagatggagaGGAAGAAGTACACCCAAGTAACGATGAAGTTTGGCCACACTCAACTGAGAGGAAGAAACAAGAGACAGGAGCAGGACGTGCCAATGAAGTCCtccccacacctggccaggaaacCCCCACGCCCACCCATGACCTCTCTGCCTCTGATTTCCTTAAGAAGCTTGATTCACAGATCAGCCTGTCCAAGAAGGCTGCTGCCCAGAAGCtgaaaaaaggggaaaatgg GGTACCTGGGGAGGATGCAGGTCTCCACCTGAGCTCCCCTTGGATGCAGCAACGAGCAGTCCTAGGTCCTGTGCCGCTGACCCGTACCTCTCGGACCCGGACACTACGGGACCAGGAGGATGAAATCTTCAAACTCTGA
- the TNFAIP8L2 gene encoding tumor necrosis factor alpha-induced protein 8-like protein 2, translating to MESFSSKSLALQAEKKLLSKMAGRSVAHLFIDETSSEVLDELYHVSREYTHSRPQAQRVIKDLIKVAVKVAVLHRNGSFGPSELALATRFRQKLRQGAMTALSFGEVDFTFEAAVLAGLLTECRDVLLELVERHLTPKSHGRIRHVFDHFSDPGLLTALYGPDFTQHLGKICDGLRKLLDEGKL from the coding sequence ATGGAGTCCTTCAGCTCAAAGAGCCTGGCACTGCAAGCAGAGAAGAAGCTACTGAGTAAGATGGCGGGTCGGTCTGTGGCTCATCTCTTCATAGATGAGACAAGCAGTGAGGTGCTAGATGAGCTCTACCATGTGTCCAGGGAGTACACGCACAGCCGGCCCCAGGCCCAGCGCGTGATCAAGGACCTGATCAAAGTGGCCGTCAAGGTGGCTGTGCTGCACCGCAATGGCTCCTTCGGCCCCAGTGAGCTGGCCCTGGCTACCCGCTTTCGCCAGAAGCTGCGGCAGGGTGCCATGACGGCACTTAGCTTTGGTGAGGTAGACTTCACCTTCGAGGCTGCTGTTCTGGCTGGCCTGCTGACCGAGTGCCGGGATGTGCTACTGGAGTTGGTGGAACGCCACCTCACGCCCAAGTCACATGGCCGCATCCGCCACGTGTTTGATCACTTCTCTGACCCAGGTCTGCTCACGGCCCTGTATGGGCCTGACTTCACTCAGCACCTTGGCAAGATCTGTGACGGACTCAGGAAGCTGCTAGATGAAGGGAAGCTCTGA